DNA sequence from the Xenopus tropicalis strain Nigerian chromosome 4, UCB_Xtro_10.0, whole genome shotgun sequence genome:
cctaccaagagagggggaatgagtgatacattggaggtggggaggaaaggggatctcaccatcagcataggaaggggttccttactgtaagggcagtcaggatatgggattccctaccaagagagggggaatgagtgatacattgggggtggggaggaaaggggatctcaccatcagcataggaaggggttccttactgtaagggcagtcaggttatgggattccctaccaagagagagggaatgagtgatacattgggggtggggagaaaaggagatctcactatcagcataggaaggggttccttactgtaagggcagtcagggtatggggttccctaccaagagagggggaatgagtgatacattggaggtggggaggaaaggggatctcaccatcagcataggaaggggttccttactgtaagggcagtcaggatatgggattccctaccaagagagggggaatgagtgatacattgggggtggggaggaaaggggatctcaccatcagcataggaaggggttccttactgtaagggcagtcaggttatggggttccctaccaagagagggggaatgagtgatacattgggggtggggaggaaaggggatctcaccatcagcataggaaggggttccttactgtaagggcagtcaggttatgggattccctaccaagagagggggaatgagtgatacattgggggtggggaagaaaggggatctcaccatcagcataggaaggggttccttactgtaagggcagtcaggttatggggttccctaccagagTGAATGTGGCCCAGTAAGAAACTACAGGGGCCCCTGGCTCCCCCCCTGGGTACAGACTGTACATGGCACGCAGTGGGCACAAACGTTTCTGGTACCCGGCATTGAGGGAAATCTTATGGGAACCAATGAGAGTGTAGGGGGCAGGACCCCATAGCTAGTGAGTGCACCCCCTTTGCTAGAACCCCCAGATGGTGCACCTTTAGTCTCTAATACTCCCCCTGACTCCCCCCACATAACGACCTGGAGTATTAGGGCCGACGTGGCCCAACCAACGACAGCCCCCCAGATGCCATAGAGCCAGAAGCAGCAGCCGAGGCAGGAGGCAGGCAGGGGGGTTATTGTGCTAACTGCCCACCTgtgccccctccctccctacctgtgccccctccctccctacctGAGCCCCCTCCCTACCTGTGCCCCCTCCCTACCtgtgccccctccctccctccctacctgagccccctccctccctacctgagccccctccctccctacctgagccccctcctccctccctacctgagccccctccctccctacctgagccccctccctccctccctacctgagccccctccctccctcagcccctccctcccTACCTGTGCCCCCTCCCTACCTGAGCCCCCTCCCTACCTgtgccccctccctccctacctGTGCCCCCTCCCTACATGAGCTCCCTCCCTACCTGAGCCCCCTCCCTACCTgtgccccctccctccctacctGTGCCCCCTCCCTACATGAGCTCCCTCCCTACCTGAGCCCCCTCCCTACCTGTGCCCCCTCCCTACCTGTGCCCCTCCCTACCTGAGCCCCCTCCCTACCTGAGCCCCCTCCCTACCTGTGCCCCCTCCCTACCTGAGCCCCCTCCCTACCTGAGCCCCCTCTGACTGCAGCCTGGCAGCCTATACAGTCCCTGCGGGGGGGCCGCAGCTCATGTTTATTAGATGAGGGCAGGTGGGTATCGGGTGGCGGGGGGTAATGTGAGCCCCAGTCACGTGGGAGAGAAAGTCCCACCTGcccctgagagagagagagagggggggggggacaggtggGACATGGGCAGCGTCTGGCTCTCTGCTCCCAGCACCTCCGGGCCTCCCAGGTACGGCTTCTACTGGTATTATGGGCATCTGGGGCAGAACCGCCGGGGGGTCCTCCCTGGGACAAAGGGCAGCGAGTTGGTAGGGAATGGGGGGGTCAGGCCTGTAGGgacagctggggggctgcagctTGTAATCCCCTTATTTTCCAAATTCCACCCACAGGTGGGCCCCAAGCCTCCTGCATTGTGGGGCCGGGGGGCTTCTCTTGCCACTTCCAGCCTTTCCCTAATGTGGGAAGTGTTACTGGGGGTACAGTGAGAGTGTGGGGTGCAGGGTGTAAATAGGGGGGCtcccttaaaggggatataaacctaaATTTATAGTATTGCCTATTTACAGAGCATCCAATTCTGCACAACTGCCCAATatcctgtctgtccctttcccttccctgcactgctggttctgactcctgatacaactccccaatatcaattcatttctcattctcactgggtttatagttatgtgtaactgtcactgtgtctgtccctttcccttccctgcactgctggttctgactcctgatacaactccccaatatccattcattcctcattctcactgggtttatagttatgtgtaactgtcactgtgtctgtccctttcccttccctgcactgctggttctgactcctgatacaactcccaatatccattcattcctcattctcactgggtttatagttatgtgtaactgtccactgtgtctgtccctttcccttccctgcactgctggttctgactcctgatacaactccccaatatccattcattcctcattctcactgggtttatagttatgtgtaactgtcactgtgtctgtccctttcccttccctgcactgctggttctgactcctgatacaactccccaatatccattcattcctcattctcactgggtttatagttatgtgtaactgtcactgtgtctgtccctttcccttccctgcactgctggttctgactcctgatacaactccccaatatccattcattcctcattctcactgggtttatagttatgtgtaactgtcactgtgtctgtccctttcccttccctgcactgctggttctgactcctgatacaactccccaatatccattcattcctcattctcactgggtttatagttatgtgtaactgtcactgtgtctgtccctttcccttccctgcactgctggttccgactcctgatacaaccccccaatacccattcatccctcattctcactgggtttatagttatgtgtaactgtcactgtgtctgtccctttcccttccctgcactgctggttctgactcctgatacaactccccaatatccattcattcctcattctcactgggtttatagttatgtgtaactgtcactgtgtctgtccctttcccttccctgcactgctggttctgactcctgatacaactccccaatatccattcattcctcattctcactgggtttatagttatgtgtaactgtcactgtgtctgtccctttcccttccctgcactgctggttctgactcctgatacaactccccaatatccattcatccctcattctcactgggtttatagttatgtgtaactgtcattgtgtTTCAGTGGTACAttagtcacaaccagcagtgcagattaTAGAAAGGGGCAGACAAACTGCTGCAGTATTTGCCAGGGGTAGATAGTAacttaccccctgccccagtaGGGCGTGGCACATGTGCAGTTTGGTGCCCAAGGTACCCGGCCCCCAGCGGTGCCCCCGATACTGACCCTTACAGACTGTATGTAACTGAGGCCCCTATATTTGTGCTTTGCTGTTCCCAGATTGTGGCCCCTGGGCGGAACCAACAAGAGGAATAGGGGAATATCGGCGGCGCCGGATCTGTTAATAACCGCACGGATAAAGGCGACTTTTCACTTTTTGTCCTTATTTCCATCCGGCGGGGGCTCAGGTGACCCGGGGCCAATACGATGGGTTCCTCTGCAGAGGGGGGCACCTTTGGGGCAGATGTTTGTGCCCCCGATCTTGCTGCCAGGGATCAAATAAACATGGATTTAGGGTTGTGGGACAGGATTGGCTGGGAAATTCCCCCATCCGAAGCAGAGGATAAAGGGGTCGGGGatacaggggcagggggtacagtgGTAGTGGATACAGGGGTAGCAGACTTATGGGCAGAGGatacaggggcagggggtacaggggtagCAGACTTATGGGCAGAGGatacaggggcagggggtacaggggtaacAGACTTATGGGCAGAGGatacaggggcagggggtacaggggtagCAGATTTAGGGACAGGTGATACAGGGGTCGGGGGATGCAagggcagggggtacaggggcagggggtacaggggcagggggtacaggggtagCAGATTTAGGGACAGGTGATACAGGGGTCGGGGATGCAagggcagggggtacaggggcagggggtacaggggcagggggtacaggggcagggcatacaggggcagggggcaaggggcagggggtacagaggcagagggtacagggcaggggacagaggcagagggtacagggcaggggtacagaggcagagggtacaggggcagggggtacagaggcagagggtacaggggcagggggtacaggggcagagggtacaggggcaggggatacaggggcagagggtacaggggcagggggtacaggggcagagtgtacagggggtacaggggcaggaggtacaggggcagagggtagagggggtacaggggcagagggtacaggggcaggaggtacaggggcagagggtagagggggtacaggggcagagggtacaggggcaggggtacaggggcagagGGCACAGGGGCAGGGGTACAAGGGCAGAgtgtacagggggtacaggggcgggggtacaggggcaaggaTACAGGGGCAGGGGATACAGGGGCAGAgtgtacagggggtacaggggcagaggATACAGGGGCAGAgtgtacagggggtacaggggcagagggtacaggggcagggggtacaggggcagggggtacaggggcagagggtacaggggcagggggtacaggggcagaggATACAGGGGCAGGGGatacaggggcagggggtacaggggcagagggtacaggggcagagggtacaggggcagagggtacaggggcagttacaTACCCATCAGGCTGGCACAGAGAGAGGGTTGGCAGGGTTGCTGTATCGGATATCGGTTCGGACTTTGGGCACCGCAATTGTGTTGATTTGCAGGAACCCAAAATGTGTAACGAGAAGACCGCGACCTACTGGACCGGGGGGGGGAGTGACTCCCACAATGAAGACGACGCTCCCCCCTCCCTGTGTCTGATGGGCGGACAGATGGACATGGCCTGTAACCTAGCAACCGACCCCCGACCCCTCACCAACGTCAGGGTTTATCTCCCCCTTCAAAAAACCTTGCGGAACCTTCGGCTGTTGGACCTTCGGCtcaagtacaactcccagcaggtcCGACTCCCGGCGGGTCAGCAGGAGTCCAGTTCCAGCTCGGATGAGAGTGACCCCAAAGCCCCAGAACccagggaggaagaggaggaagatgaaGGGCAAGAGAAGGACAGGGCGTCCCTCATCCAACTGCTCACCCTGTGCCACTGCCAACTGCAACAATACGAGGAGCTGAAGCGACAGTCGCAGCGACAGTCACAGATGGTAGGATGGGGGTCAGACTGCATCACTGGGGGCGGGGTTACAGCACAGAGTAggaggggcatttgcccagggtccCTAACACAATTGTGGGGCATTATAGGGCAAACAACTTGTTTTGTGGGGCAGACTCCTCCCAACTGGCTTTAAGCCCCTCCCCTGCCCAGTAGTGGGGTAACTGGAAGCCCCACAGTACAATGATTTGTAATTGCATTTACAttggggggggtcatttatcaatagtgggcagtaacctatagcaaccaatcacattgttgaattcattgttttacctccagctggctgaaaaaaaaacaaatcactgattggttgctatgggttactgcccttgggcaaatgtacccagtgttgataaatgtgtccCATTGTGTTCCCTATGGGCCCGGGGGGTTCTGGGACTGATCCAGTTTCCTCTCCTGCTTATGGATTTGCTTAGAGAAAGTCAGGAGAGGGCAGCACCTCTGGGTGTTGTAGAACTAcaggtcccagcattctctgactGTCAGTTAATCAGTTTTTTGGGCTGAACATGTCCCGCCCACTTTGCCCACCTCAGCCAATGAGTTGTTTTGGTTCAGTTTGTGGGAGAAATAGAATCCAATACCCCAGGCAGCGCCCCCTAATGGAGAGTGTGGTTATGGCCCCGTAGTGAGGTCTCATACCCAGAATTCCCAATTTCCACAAAGGATTCCGTCACCGTCCTTATTTATTTagtttcacctttaagttaagtttcagttcaaagcaattttccaattggtcttcattatttatctgttatagaattatttcccttctccttctgcctctttgcagctttcaaatgggggtcactgaccccggcagccaaaccctattgctctgtgaggctccagttttattgttattgttactttttattccttatctttctattcagcccctcccctattcatattcctgtctctcattcaaaccactccctggttgctaaggtaatctggaccctagcaaccaaatagctgctgaaactccaaactgccgagctgctgaactgaaaatgaaatacctaaaaactacaaataataaaaaatgaagaccaattgcaaattgtcattgtcaatcaaactaaaagttaactcaaaggtgaacttcccctttaaaacattgtGACAAATTTCAGTTCCCCTCCAGGCTGGTTTCTgccacattgtttcaggagtcggaaccagcagtgctgaGAATATAAACGCCAGTGCGGAATTACATTCACTTTCATTGGGCAATTAAGCAGtttttgggtgcagttcccctttaatatctatTTCCAGCAGGAGGAGCAGATatttttggggggccctgggctgaATATGTTTCTCTCTTGCCCCCCCAGCTGTGGGAGGCGCAGGAAACCATCGGGCACCTACGGGACAGCGTCGCCGCTCTGCACTGCGCAAACGCCCAGAAGGAGGAGGAGCTCTTTTTCCTGTGGGAGGAGCTAATCCAGTGCAAGCGGCTCTTACGGGAAAAGACGGAGCGGATCACGGACATGAGGGAAATGTTCAGGAACTTTGGGGAACATCTGGGAAAGAGGGGTTCAACCCCCCAATCTAATGAGCATTTGGGAGCAGAGAATCCAGTGACTGAGGATCCCAATTCCAAGATCTGTGTGATCCTGTGATTCTGCCCCTTCTCCATCCTCATTGGCCCAGGCCCCTACCCCCTGATCCATTTAGGTTGGACAGCGTAGCTCCTCCCCCTCAGTTCTACTGCCAAATATATCCACAAGTATCCAGCAGGGGGcgaccccctaaagctgccaccttaGCAGCCAATCGGCAACAGTAAATGAAAGAAGagatatgattggttgctgttggttactgctGCATTACCCCAGGCAGTGGGCAAATTCTCTATTGAGATGCCCCCAGGCAACTTATTTCCCACCTTGGCTATTGTAACCCCCCGCCCCCTTCTGTAGCACTTATACTGACCCCTCTGGGCTTCCTTACAATTCAGTCTCTTGACCCAAATTCCTTCCCAGTTTATCATGTCAGCACGGTGGCACCTGGGAATCCGGTACCAAACCCAATTAGCAATTGCTTGGTTCTGTAGGACTAAATGTATGGCTGCAATCAGACAATAATCTGACAGAACTGGTCTCCATTGGACTCTACCTCAAAACTGTCATTTACTCACTGCCGCCCAGTGCAGAGAATGTGACTGGTACCGGTACTGATTGAACTCCCAGAAGGCTCAGCGGTTCTTTATTTACTTACTAATAAACATGCCCCTGACCCCCCAGCTGCAATGTGTTTCTGCTCTCTGCGCCCCCTGCTGGCCAGTCGCGGCTGTAACAGGGCAATAAGGGAGCGGAATGGGTTTGGCACAAGATACAGACTGGGTTATGGCAATGCCCCGGCCCCTAACTAAGGGGGGCAGATTAGTCCCCTGAGTGACCCGGTATCAGTAGGTCTGTAACTAGAACCGGGCCCATTACATACAGAACATTATTATTCACTATCGGGTCCCTCAGTTTATCAGACAAATAACAgtttagaatttctgctttttccctgttctcatcaacccactgacccctcccccaactgacccccccccccactgaccctTCCCCCAACTGACCCCTCCCCTGTGATAATAATGGCCccgccccttcttgcttcattttcttactatttacatatttaaaaaataattttggattctttatACCCCCGGCTGCGCTTTCCCATCTCTATTTAACTGCCCGATAGCTtatttgtataactcagcctgcagccttgtgcctttatatggggggcacagaacccctcagtgactgctaatatccttatcatttacagtagggggtacattatcccttataatacatgagtgatactcagagttccctgtataactcagcctgcagccttgtgcctttatatggggggcacagaacccctcagtgactgctaatatccttatcatttacagtagggggtacattatcccttataatacatgagtgatactcagagttccctgtataactcagcctgcagccttgtgcctttatatggggggcacagaacccctcagtgactgctaatatccttatcatttacagtagggggtacagtatcccttataatacatgagtgatactcagagttccctgtataactcagcctgcagccttgtgcctttatatggggggcacagaacccctcagtgactgctaatatccttatcatttacagtagggggtacattatcccttataatacatgagtgatactcagagttccctgtataactcagcctgcagccttgtgcctttatatggggggcacagaacccctcagtgactgctaatatccttatcatttacagtagggggtacagttccctgtataactctatgggcacagagcccctcagtgactttaTGTAGAAGGGCAGTTGTTTCTGTATCGGGGGCCGCACGTCAGTCTCATTCCGTAGATTCCCATTGGTCAGATCCCCGGGGATCGGGGTCGTTACGGCCGGAGAGAAGGGAATTTAATCGCTGAGAGGAATCTTATTCCCTTGAGTCACATGAGTTTATTTGTGTTCCGTCTCTTTAAGCAATTATGTTGCTCATTGGTGGGATTGGGGGCTGATTGGATCCTGATTGGGGGGGCGGGGCCCATTTCCCCGGCCGAGGCCTAATCAGCGCCGACAGTGACATTTACACAAATAAATTGCATTTAGGGgctgaggatgatgatgatgatccgCGAAGGCTCCAAGTTAAATAAATGTGAGCGCAGAACAAACCCGAATATCGGCAAATGTCAGGGATGTGCAATTAGGGGTTTGTTTATCCTAATTAGAGCTTTCAGCATCGTTAAGGCTGAACGTCAGAttggatacggggggggggggctgctcggcccggggggggggggaattaatgGAAATATTGAAATAAGTCATTAAAAAAGTGCAAACTGTCACTTAGTTACGGCAATTAATGGGGGTTCAACTCCCGGGACCCTCGCTGGGAAACGTGGTGCAGCGGCTCACACTCAAGTGGGGGCTCAGACTCGAGTGGGGGCTCAGACTCAAGTGGGGGCTCAGACTCAAGTGGGGGCTCAGACTCAAGTGGGGGCTCAGACTCGAGTGGGGGCTCAGACTCGAGTGGAATATGAAATGTAACAAATAGTCTTAAGTTTGCcccttgtctagtaacccatagcaaccaataagatggcaGAATGACTAACAACTGGCCTGATTTGAGCAGCACAGtggtcttactggcatgtctggggttaatggagtgctcgtTGGctatttttgcagtgatcttattggcatgccCAAGGTTAATTGGCTCATTGTCcgtttctgcagtgattttacaaGTAACAATCACTTCCAAATGCAGCAAAAACCAGCGGGACCCACAGggaatgtacatttatatttttgtcatttttttactgTTAATTTCACTTTGTCTCTGCCCCGTGGGCCCCAAATTGGGTGAATTAGAGAATttacacacgggggggggggggggggggagagaaacatcACAGTAATTAAGGGGGGGATatttaaattaacttaaagggACATACTCATTAAAAGGAGAAAACAGAGCTCAGTCTGTCGGAGGGAAATTCCGCTGCCCCCGTTAGTTACTATGGAACCTACAAAGGGACATTTATCAAAGGGCAAATTCACTTTCCGTTAGCTGTTGATAAATCCCATAGAAACTGACAGAGAGGAGCAGTTTGTGGCTCTTCCCCCCCATTACAGGAAGGTTGttggcactgaggggggggggcaaattgtATTGTAGTGTATTCATTAGGGCATATAACCCTTTCCTGGGCAGATTCCCCCccggggcagggtattaatggcaCCCAACCCACCCGGTGCCCGGCCTATCAGCCTTTGTATCTATGTGGCCCCGGGGCGGGGTATTAATGGCACCCAACCCACCCGGTGCCCGGCCTATCAGCCTTTGTGTCTATGTGGCCCCGGGGCGGGGTATTAATGGCACCCAACCCACCCGGTGCCCGGCCTATCAGCCTTTGTGTCTATGTGGCCCCGGGGCGGGGTATTAATGGCACCCAACCCACCCAGTGCCCGGCCTATCAATCTTTGTGTCTATGTGGCCCCGGGGCGGGGTATTAATGGCACCCAACCCACCCGGCCTATCAATCTTTGTGTCTATGTGGCCCCGGGGCGGGGTATTAATGGCACCCAACCCACCCGGTGCCCGGCCTATCAATCTTTGTGTCTATGTGGCCCCGGGGCGGGGTATTAATGGCACCCAACCCACCCGGCCTATCAATCTTTGTGTCTATGTGGCCCCGGGGCGGGGTATTAATGGCACCCAACCCACCCGGTGCCCGGCCTATCAATCTTTGTGTCTATGTGGCCCCGGGGCGGGGTATTAATGGCACCCAACCCACCCGGCCTATCAATCTTTGTGTCTATGTGGCCCCGGGGCGGGGTATTAATGGCACCCAACCCACCCGGTGCCCGGCCTATCAATCTTTGTGTCTATGTGGCCCCGGGGCGGGGTATTAATGGCACCCAACCCACCCGGTGCCCGGCCTATCAATCTTTGTGTCTATGTGGCCGCGGGGCGGGGTATTAATGGCACCCAACCCACCCGGTGCCCGGCCTATCAGTCTTTGTATCTATGTGGCCCCGGGGCGGGGTATTAATGGCACCCAACCCACCCGGTGCCCAGCCTATCAGCCTTTGTGTCTATGTGGCCCCGGGGCAGGGTAGTGCCCGGCCTATCAGTCTTTGTGTCTATGTGGCCCCGGGGCGGGGTATTAATGGCACCCAACCCACCCGGTGCCCGGCCTATCAGTCTTTGTGTCTATGTGGCCCCGGGGCCCTGCGACTCTGCAGCTCTGCTTCTGCCAGCCAGGTGGGAGGGTGGCACCCATGGGCCCTTTGTAAGCACCCCCAGGGCCCAGATATGGGCGTGTCTGCCAGGGAGCAAGAGGGCAGAGGCCCAAAATGAAAAAGAGTTGCTATTCAGGCCCCGCCCATTATACCCCCCAAACCCACAGCTCAGTGCATATAAGTGCCCTGCACACCCTTTCTTCTCCTCTCCTCATAACTCCAGTGATGTCAGTGGGTGGGGCATAGGGTGCCAACCTTACCATATAAGTTGGTTTATTAGTTCCATTGGCATCAAGTATCATTCTTACTGGCCAAGTTGCCCCCTAGTGGGGCAGTGGGTAAGGGCTACGGATCAGGGGTGGGTAGGAGAGAGCGATGACTGTGGGgcagttgcagttcagcagcttcagggggggcagGTGGAACGTCCAACTCCTCCTTCTGTAATTCTGTGAGACAACACTTGGTGGCGATATAACACCATGGATAAAGCACAGCAGGTTCCCGGCTCCTCTCACTCCCAGATTGGGATAAATCCCCCAGAATGCACAGGGGAGTCAGCTTTATGGGTTCGTctgataaatgcccccccccccggggaaatacctttggggctcatttacttacgCGGGGTGCTATTCACAAAGGCCCCTgctgtttaaaattaaaaatcgatggttagtaaatgagccccctagAGTGTGCGTCCATGAtattgcgcccccccccccccccagcagattGTACTGTAGCgctaatttatttatttcccttcttctgacactttgcagctttcaaatgggggtcactgaccccggaaaccaaaccctattgctctgtgaggctccagttttattgttattgttactttttattccttatctttctattcagcccctcccctattcatattcctgtctctcatcatggttactaaggtaatttggaccctagcaaccagatagctgctgaaattccaaacagcagagctactgaataaaaagctaaacaattcaagtgcaattaataaaaaatgaagaccaactgcaaattgtctcagaatatcactcggGGCGGTTCCCTCTCTCGGCCCGCCGGCCGCCGCTGAATTCCGgcagaattttttaaaaaccccCAAATCTGCTGGAAATAAGGAAAAAGAAGAATTTGCAGAGAAAACCCAGAGGGAAAGGGTTAAGTGGGAGCGGCAGAAAGTGCTGATTTCCCCGGGTGCGTTTGGGCGCCCAGAATAGCAGCGGGGTCAGAGGCAATTACATGCAGCTGTGGGGCAGGTATAATGGGCCCCTCCCACTACCTGCCCGGGGGTCACAGCCGGGGGGCACCAATGGCACAAACACCCCCAGCCAATTAGAGcctctgtctcttctctccttctctttctccttccgTGAATATAAAATGCGCCTGTTTCCTATTGGGAAACgtaatatggggcagatttactaaattaaggggcagatttatccaaatgggAGTTTAGAGATAATACATAAAATTCCCCCACGTtgtattcatccctatgggatttatacaagcgtatttatcaaatactgaactgtaactttcacccattgataaatacacttctaaaaatcccatagggatgaatacaACGTGGGGgaattttatgtattaagctctgaactcccatttggataaatctgcccctgtgtgtaacgggcttatttatcaatattccagTTGCgagttaggggcttatttatcaatattccagTTGCgagttaggggcttatttatcaatattccagTTGCgagttaggggcttatttatcaatattccagTTGCgagttaggggcttatttatcaatattccagTTGCgagttaggggcttatttatcaatattccagTTGCgagttaggggcttatttatcaatattccagCTGCaagttaggggcttatttatcaatattccagTTGCGagttagaggcttatttatcaatattccagTTGCaagttaggggcttatttatcaatattccagTTGCGagttagaggcttatttatcaatattccagTTGCaagttaggggcttatttatcaatattccagTTGCgagttaggggcttatttatcaatattccagTTGCaagttaggggcttatttatcaatatt
Encoded proteins:
- the LOC116410287 gene encoding uncharacterized protein LOC116410287 gives rise to the protein MCNEKTATYWTGGGSDSHNEDDAPPSLCLMGGQMDMACNLATDPRPLTNVRVYLPLQKTLRNLRLLDLRLKYNSQQVRLPAGQQESSSSSDESDPKAPEPREEEEEDEGQEKDRASLIQLLTLCHCQLQQYEELKRQSQRQSQMLWEAQETIGHLRDSVAALHCANAQKEEELFFLWEELIQCKRLLREKTERITDMREMFRNFGEHLGKRGSTPQSNEHLGAENPVTEDPNSKICVIL